The sequence below is a genomic window from Deltaproteobacteria bacterium.
GAAGCTTACCGGCGACCCGGCAGCCGGAAAGGCCGTTTACGAAAAGAACTGCATCTACTGTCACAGGGAGAAAGGCGAAGGGGGAGGCGTTGCCGGCGGGACGCTGGAAAAAAGTATGCCAAAGAGAGATGAAGACCTTTACAGGTCTATAAAGCAAGGGATGGGAGACTGGATGCCTGCATTTTCCAAACTCAGCGCAAAGGAGACTGTGGATGTTATTGCCTATGTCAGGGAACTACTGCGGAGGTAGAATGAAAGGGGGCTTGATACTCGCCTTGCTATTATGC
It includes:
- a CDS encoding cytochrome c, producing the protein MYRTGISAILLSLAIWGCATIPRVTDTELHEAMKLTGDPAAGKAVYEKNCIYCHREKGEGGGVAGGTLEKSMPKRDEDLYRSIKQGMGDWMPAFSKLSAKETVDVIAYVRELLRR